In a single window of the Rhineura floridana isolate rRhiFlo1 chromosome 3, rRhiFlo1.hap2, whole genome shotgun sequence genome:
- the LOC133381851 gene encoding zinc finger protein 501-like, protein MQAGSAEPSLCAAMLASGVARGEPGDKGYIWGVKAEGEPSEVSLEKAEEQMRGQKLRSQDAAKRQEERETHTGDKPHICLECGKSFRWSSALTVHQRSHTGDKPYKCFQCGKSFSQSSNLTLHQRCHTGDKPYKCFQCGKSFSRSSNLTLHQRSHTGDNPYKCLECGKTFSQSNSLISHQRTHTGDKPYTCLECGKTFSRSSTLTSHQRFHTGDKPYKCLQCGKSFRWSSVLTVHQRTHTGYKPYKCLECGKSFSVKSTLTSHQRSHTGDKPYKCLECGKTFSQSSNLTWHQRCHTGDKPYKCLECGKTFSQSSSLTSHERTHTGDKPYKCLECGKSFSLSSSLTSHQRSHTGEKPYKCLECGKSFSQSSSLSSHQRTHTGDKPYKCLECGKSFSLSSSLTSHQRSHTGDKPYTCLECGKSFRWSSNLTSHQRTHTGDKPYKCLECGKSFSQSGHLTLHQRTHTGNKPYTCL, encoded by the exons ATGCAGGCTGGAAGCGCGGAGCCTTCTTTGTGCGCAGCGATGTTGGCGAGCGGGGTTGCAAGGGGGGAGCCTGGAGACAAAG gatacatctggggggtcaaggctgagggagaaccctctgaagtatcactggaaaaagctgaggagcagatgcgggggcagaaactgaggagtcaagatgcagcaaagagacaagaggagagagagactcacacaggagacaaacctcatatatgcttggagtgtggaaaaagcttcagatggagtagcgcccttacagtgcatcaaagaagtcacacaggagacaaaccttataaatgcttccagtgtggaaagagcttcagtcagagtagcaaccttactttgcatcaaagatgtcacacaggggacaaaccttataaatgcttccagtgtggaaagagcttcagtcggagtagcaaccttactttgcatcaaagaagtcacacaggcgACAacccttataaatgcttggagtgtggaaagacctttagtCAGAGTAACAGCCTtatttcgcatcaaagaactcacacaggggacaaaccttatacatgcttggagtgtggaaaaaccttcagtcggagtagcacccttacttcgcatcaaagatttcacacaggggacaaaccttataaatgcttgcagtgtgggaaaagcttcaggtggagtagtgtccttacggtgcatcaaagaactcacacagggtacaaaccttataaatgcttggaatgtggaaagagcttcagtgtaaaaagcacccttacttcgcatcaaagaagtcacacaggggacaaaccttataaatgcttggagtgtggaaagaccttcagtcagagtagcaaccttacttggcatcaaagatgtcacacaggagataaaccttataaatgcttggagtgtggaaagaccttcagtcagagtagcagccttacttcgcacgaaagaactcacacaggagacaaaccttataaatgtttggagtgtggaaagagcttcagtcttagtagcagccttacttcgcatcaaagaagtcacacaggggagaaaccttataaatgcttggagtgtggaaagagcttcagtcagagtagcagccttagttcgcatcaaagaactcacacaggagacaaaccttataaatgcttggagtgtggaaagagcttcagtcttaGTAGCagccttacttctcatcaaagaagtcacacaggggacaaaccttatacatgcttggagtgtgggaaaagcttcaggtggagtagcaaccttacttcgcatcaaagaactcacacaggggacaaaccttataaatgcttggagtgtggaaagagcttcagtcagagtggccaccttactttgcatcaaagaactcacacagggaacaaaccttatacatgtttGTAG